The following proteins are co-located in the Festucalex cinctus isolate MCC-2025b chromosome 15, RoL_Fcin_1.0, whole genome shotgun sequence genome:
- the sh3bp2 gene encoding SH3 domain-binding protein 2 isoform X1, translating into MHVPSVRKTSTWSSKSSIRMRFHEQKNFITMSSLEMCWPVPMRAIGAQNLLTMPGGVSMSGYLHKKGASQFSLMRWPLRYIIIHKGCVYYFKSSTSPAPQGAFSLNGYNRVMRAAEETTSNNVFPFKTIHFSKKHRTWLFSAASEDERRKWMRALRREIDHYNDRKESQIPSDSDSDADSFYGTIERPLEIKHPINNADTDYGEDDEDEDEEDYLKPDGDCLPTCTSRPTGPPPSYPPPPVPMIPHRYQGSCVDIHKGLPPPVPSHNRCQTSANLKKTLPSIPLPILKDPNKGPPPPPPYAAQLRNHPSSIPPPLPPPNSQRPLKSRAQSVVGPGTDRRHRRPPSAVSVQSPATLPICDQLETRMIVSDSDCSRDAGSNLSRVSNHLTQSSNLRIKPSRPMRNPAHFEGPNPKPRMAYPVLLTETPSGYPPAPCHAPRSPLLQTGLHNRSENAPKVPPVKPPLPLTKPRQPATPLQRASPEGQSFRSSGDKKKHDLTKCTEGDVSDEDYDNMHLPESVFIDSTETSFVEKLFKESSDVPQDGLYGIRNSGTKTSKVLVVWDVSVGKARNYRLFEEGDQVFLDSDVTFPTLSSLIEHYYSHPLPHQGSLCLQKPYS; encoded by the exons ATGCATGTTCCATCTGTGAGGAAGACTTCTACGTGGAGCTCCAAGTCGAGCATTAGGATGCGTTTCCATGAACAGAAGAATTTCAT AACCATGTCATCTCTGGAGATGTGTTGGCCTGTGCCAATGCGAGCCATCGGAGCACAGAACCTCCTAACAATGCCTGGAGGAGTTTCTATGTCAGGATACCTCCACAAGAAGGGAGCCAGCCAGTTTAGTCTCATGAGAT GGCCTTTGAGGTATATCATCATCCACAAGGGCTGTGTGTACTACTTTAAAAGCAGTACGTCTCCTGCACCACAGGGCGCATTCTCATTAAATGGTTACAATAG AGTGATGAGAGCAGCAGAGGAGACAACATCTAACAATGTATTTCCATTTAAGACGATCCACTTCAGTAAAAAACACAGGACGTGGCTTTTCTCTGCAGCTAGCGAAGATGAAAGGAGG AAATGGATGCGAGCCTTACGCCGGGAGATTGATCATTATAATGACAGGAAAGAGTCCCAGATTCCAAG TGACTCCGATTCAGATGCAGACAGTTTCTATGGGACCATCGAGAGGCCTTTGGAAATTAAACACCCAATCAATAATGCAGACACTG ATTATGGtgaggatgatgaggatgaagatgaggaagacTATTTGAAGCCAGACGGTGACTGTTTACCAACATGTACAA GTCGACCCACTGGGCCTCCCCCTTCTTACCCCCCTCCTCCTGTTCCTATGATACCTCATCGATATCAAGGATCCTGTGTAGACATACATAAAGGCCTACCACCTCCAGTCCCATCGCACAACAGATGCCAAACCAGtgcaaacctaaaaaaaacccTACCCTCTATACCCCTTCCCATTCTAAAAGACCCAAACAAaggtccgcctcctcctcctccctacGCCGCCCAGCTGCGCAATCACCCCTCTTCTATCCCACCACCCCTTCCTCCACCCAATTCACAGCGTCCCCTTAAAAGCAGGGCACAGTCTGTGGTTGGGCCAGGGACTGACAGAAGACACCGGAGACCACCATCAGCAGTCTCAGTACAATCCCCCGCCACCTTGCCTATCTGTGACCAGCTAGAAACCAGGATGATAGTCAGCGATTCAGACTGCTCTCGTGATGCCGGAAGCAACCTGTCCCGTGTCAGCAACCACCTCACGCAATCAAGCAACCTCCGCATCAAGCCAAGCCGACCAATGAGGAATCCTGCACATTTTGAAGGCCCAAACCCAAAACCTCGAATGGCATACCCCGTATTGCTGACTGAGACACCCTCTGGCTACCCACCGGCACCCTGTCACGCACCTCGATCTCCTCTTCTTCAAACTGGACTGCACAACAGGAGTGAAAATGCACCGAAAGTGCCACCAGTTAAGCCTCCACTGCCTTTAACCAAGCCCAGACAGCCAGCCACCCCCCTCCA AAGAGCATCCCCGGAAGGTCAAAGTTTCCGTTCATCAGGAGACAAGAAGAAACACGACTTGACCAAGTGCACTGAAGGAGATGTGTCCGATGAGGATTATGATAAT ATGCATCTGCCAGAATCCGTTTTCATCGACTCGACGGAAACCAGCTTTGTAGAGAA ATTGTTTAAGGAGAGCTCTGACGTTCCACAAGATGGACTTTATGGCATTAGAAACTCCGGAACCAAAACCTCCAAG GTGTTGGTGGTTTGGGATGTCAGCGTTGGCAAAGCCAGAAACTACCGGTTGTTTGAAGAG GGTGACCAGGTGTTTCTGGACAGTGATGTGACCTTCCCCACTCTGTCATCCCTGATCGAACACTACTACAGCCATCCTCTTCCTCACCAGGGCTCCCTTTGCCTGCAGAAACCTTACTCATGA
- the sh3bp2 gene encoding SH3 domain-binding protein 2 isoform X2, which produces MSSLEMCWPVPMRAIGAQNLLTMPGGVSMSGYLHKKGASQFSLMRWPLRYIIIHKGCVYYFKSSTSPAPQGAFSLNGYNRVMRAAEETTSNNVFPFKTIHFSKKHRTWLFSAASEDERRKWMRALRREIDHYNDRKESQIPSDSDSDADSFYGTIERPLEIKHPINNADTDYGEDDEDEDEEDYLKPDGDCLPTCTSRPTGPPPSYPPPPVPMIPHRYQGSCVDIHKGLPPPVPSHNRCQTSANLKKTLPSIPLPILKDPNKGPPPPPPYAAQLRNHPSSIPPPLPPPNSQRPLKSRAQSVVGPGTDRRHRRPPSAVSVQSPATLPICDQLETRMIVSDSDCSRDAGSNLSRVSNHLTQSSNLRIKPSRPMRNPAHFEGPNPKPRMAYPVLLTETPSGYPPAPCHAPRSPLLQTGLHNRSENAPKVPPVKPPLPLTKPRQPATPLQRASPEGQSFRSSGDKKKHDLTKCTEGDVSDEDYDNMHLPESVFIDSTETSFVEKLFKESSDVPQDGLYGIRNSGTKTSKVLVVWDVSVGKARNYRLFEEGDQVFLDSDVTFPTLSSLIEHYYSHPLPHQGSLCLQKPYS; this is translated from the exons ATGTCATCTCTGGAGATGTGTTGGCCTGTGCCAATGCGAGCCATCGGAGCACAGAACCTCCTAACAATGCCTGGAGGAGTTTCTATGTCAGGATACCTCCACAAGAAGGGAGCCAGCCAGTTTAGTCTCATGAGAT GGCCTTTGAGGTATATCATCATCCACAAGGGCTGTGTGTACTACTTTAAAAGCAGTACGTCTCCTGCACCACAGGGCGCATTCTCATTAAATGGTTACAATAG AGTGATGAGAGCAGCAGAGGAGACAACATCTAACAATGTATTTCCATTTAAGACGATCCACTTCAGTAAAAAACACAGGACGTGGCTTTTCTCTGCAGCTAGCGAAGATGAAAGGAGG AAATGGATGCGAGCCTTACGCCGGGAGATTGATCATTATAATGACAGGAAAGAGTCCCAGATTCCAAG TGACTCCGATTCAGATGCAGACAGTTTCTATGGGACCATCGAGAGGCCTTTGGAAATTAAACACCCAATCAATAATGCAGACACTG ATTATGGtgaggatgatgaggatgaagatgaggaagacTATTTGAAGCCAGACGGTGACTGTTTACCAACATGTACAA GTCGACCCACTGGGCCTCCCCCTTCTTACCCCCCTCCTCCTGTTCCTATGATACCTCATCGATATCAAGGATCCTGTGTAGACATACATAAAGGCCTACCACCTCCAGTCCCATCGCACAACAGATGCCAAACCAGtgcaaacctaaaaaaaacccTACCCTCTATACCCCTTCCCATTCTAAAAGACCCAAACAAaggtccgcctcctcctcctccctacGCCGCCCAGCTGCGCAATCACCCCTCTTCTATCCCACCACCCCTTCCTCCACCCAATTCACAGCGTCCCCTTAAAAGCAGGGCACAGTCTGTGGTTGGGCCAGGGACTGACAGAAGACACCGGAGACCACCATCAGCAGTCTCAGTACAATCCCCCGCCACCTTGCCTATCTGTGACCAGCTAGAAACCAGGATGATAGTCAGCGATTCAGACTGCTCTCGTGATGCCGGAAGCAACCTGTCCCGTGTCAGCAACCACCTCACGCAATCAAGCAACCTCCGCATCAAGCCAAGCCGACCAATGAGGAATCCTGCACATTTTGAAGGCCCAAACCCAAAACCTCGAATGGCATACCCCGTATTGCTGACTGAGACACCCTCTGGCTACCCACCGGCACCCTGTCACGCACCTCGATCTCCTCTTCTTCAAACTGGACTGCACAACAGGAGTGAAAATGCACCGAAAGTGCCACCAGTTAAGCCTCCACTGCCTTTAACCAAGCCCAGACAGCCAGCCACCCCCCTCCA AAGAGCATCCCCGGAAGGTCAAAGTTTCCGTTCATCAGGAGACAAGAAGAAACACGACTTGACCAAGTGCACTGAAGGAGATGTGTCCGATGAGGATTATGATAAT ATGCATCTGCCAGAATCCGTTTTCATCGACTCGACGGAAACCAGCTTTGTAGAGAA ATTGTTTAAGGAGAGCTCTGACGTTCCACAAGATGGACTTTATGGCATTAGAAACTCCGGAACCAAAACCTCCAAG GTGTTGGTGGTTTGGGATGTCAGCGTTGGCAAAGCCAGAAACTACCGGTTGTTTGAAGAG GGTGACCAGGTGTTTCTGGACAGTGATGTGACCTTCCCCACTCTGTCATCCCTGATCGAACACTACTACAGCCATCCTCTTCCTCACCAGGGCTCCCTTTGCCTGCAGAAACCTTACTCATGA